The following proteins come from a genomic window of Chelmon rostratus isolate fCheRos1 chromosome 23, fCheRos1.pri, whole genome shotgun sequence:
- the LOC121626393 gene encoding C-type mannose receptor 2-like, with protein sequence MQRSLFLLLLMGQCSFFMCHLCEYHFISDSKTWEEARNYCRETYTDLATVYDMMDAERLSVPTGRQEGAWIGLQSHPGKENRRWHWSLPGVEHHEAPEWWADGEPNGEQLLSFENCVLMHNDKWMDQNCECSKPFICYNDETANKKLYFINKSMTWPEAQSHCRKNHTDLVSGITQLNDDEFKAERKNETFVWIGRFRDTWRWSDNSSSSFRNWDLELFRDDEEQKCAVIKFNGTGKWSSDDCHEEKPFFCYEDKVVLIQQNKTWEEALNHCRENHNDLVSITNRNEQMWVRQKAKRASSPYVWLGLRYTCTLDFWFWVSDEEVGYENWASSEETDDCDLSGAMSGGGEHKWSKKADTDKFNFICSNF encoded by the exons ATGCAGCGGAGTCTGTTTCTGCTCCTTCTGATGG gtcagtgtTCTTTCTTCATGTGTCACCTCTGTGAGTACCACTTCATTAGCGACAGCAAGACCTGGGAAGAAGCCCGGAATTATTGCAGAGAGACATACACTGACCTGGCCACAGTGTATGACATGATGGATGCTGAGAGACTCAGTGTCCCGACAGGGAGACAAGAGGGGGCCTGGATTGGGCTGCAGAGCCACCCggggaaagaaaacaggaggtGGCACTGGTCTCTGCCAGGGGTGGAGCACCATGAAGCTCCGGAGTGGTGGGCTGATGGTGAACCAAATGGCGAACAACTCCTGTCTTTTGAGAACTGTGTGTTGATGCACAATGACAAATGGATGGATCAAAATTGTGAATGCAGCAAACCATTTATCTGCTACAATG ATGAGACAGCCAATAAAAAATTATATTTCATTAACAAGAGCATGACGTGGCCAGAGGCTCAGAGCCACTGCAGAAAAAATCACACTGACCTGGTCAGTGGTATCACTCAGTTGAATGACGATGAATTCAaggctgagaggaaaaacgAAACATTTGTCTGGATCGGCCGGTTCAGAGACACCTGGAGGTGGTCGGacaacagcagctcctctttcagAAACTGGGATCTGGAGTTATTTagagatgatgaagagcagaaatGTGCTGTGATTAAGTTTAACGGAACTGGAAAATGGAGCTCTGATGATTGTCATGAAGAAAAACCCTTCTTCTGCTACGAAG ATAAAGTGGTCCTGatccagcaaaacaaaacctgGGAGGAGGCCTTgaatcactgcagagagaaccACAACGACCTGGTCTCCATCACCAACCGTAACGAGCAGATGTGGGTCCGACAGAAAGCCAAGAGGGCCTCGTCTCCTTATGTGTGGCTGGGCCTGCGCTACACCTGCACTCTGGACTTCTGGTTCTGGGTCAGTGACGAGGAGGTCGGCTATGAGAACTGGGCCTCAAGCGAAGAAACGGATGACTGTGACTTGTCTGGAGCCATGTCCGGAGGAGGGGAGCATAAGTGGTCCAAAAAGGCTGATACGGACAAGTTTAATTTCATCTGTTCCAACTTTTAA
- the LOC121626388 gene encoding C-type mannose receptor 2-like gives MNASCFCLIDSQQSSVFSLPLFTVALCKRPLRPSDTDLFWSSVDPSGRGFCISIFKCQPRGSYKRSLSTRRASNIQGETPERGNETRTHQMAKMQWSLFLLILMGQCSFFMCHLCEYHFISDSKTWEEARNYCRETYTDLATVYDMTDAERLSVPTGRQEGAWIGLQSHPGKENRRWHWSLPGVEHHEAPEWWADGEPNDEQLPSFENCVWTHNSWVDVRCTSNSTFTCYDESKEPGKKFYFINKSMTWPEAQSHCRKHHTDLVSGLTQLSDVEFKSETANRKTWIGLFRDTWRWSDNSSSSFRNWDLELFRDDEEQKCAVIKFNGTGKWSSDDCHEEKPFFCYEDKVVLIQQNKTWEEALNHCRENHNDLVSIINRNEQMWVRQKAKRASSPFVWLGLRYTCTLDFWFWVSDEEVSYENWASGGGTDDCDLSGAMAGGGEHKWSKKADTDKFNFICSNF, from the exons ATGAAcgcttcctgtttctgcttgATTGACAGTCAGCAgtccagtgttttctctctccctctgttcacTGTCGCATTATGCAAACGACCTCTTCGCCCATCTGATACGGACCTGTTCTGGTCATCGGTGGATCCTTCTGGCCGCGGCTTTTGCATTTCAATATTCAAATGCCAACCTCGAGGCAGCTACAAGAGATCGCTGTCCACCAGGCGAGCGTCTAACATTCAAGGGGAGACGCCAGAGAGAGGCAACGAGACAAGAACCCACCAGAT GGCAAAGATGCAGTGGagtctgtttctgctcattCTGATGG gtcagtgtTCTTTCTTCATGTGTCACCTCTGTGAGTACCACTTCATTAGCGACAGCAAGACCTGGGAAGAAGCCCGGAATTATTGCAGAGAGACATACACTGACCTGGCCACAGTGTATGACATGACGGATGCTGAGAGACTCAGTGTCCCGACAGGGAGACAAGAGGGGGCCTGGATTGGGCTGCAGAGCCACCCggggaaagaaaacaggaggtGGCACTGGTCTCTGCCAGGGGTGGAGCACCATGAAGCTCCGGAGTGGTGGGCTGATGGTGAACCAAATGACGAACAACTCCCGTCTTTTGAGAACTGTGTGTGGACACATAACTCATGGGTGGACGTCAGGTGTACTTCGAACAGCACATTCACCTGCTACGATG AAAGCAAGGAACCAGGTAAAAAATTCTATTTCATTAACAAGAGCATGACGTGGCCAGAGGCTCAGAGCCACTGCAGAAAACATCACACTGACCTGGTCAGTGGACTCACTCAGTTGAGTGACGTTGAATTCAAGAGCGAGACAGCCAACAGAAAAACGTGGATCGGCCTGTTCAGAGACACCTGGAGGTGGTCGGacaacagcagctcctctttcagAAACTGGGATCTGGAGTTATTTagagatgatgaagagcagaaatGTGCTGTGATTAAGTTTAACGGAACTGGAAAATGGAGCTCTGATGATTGTCATGAAGAAAAACCCTTCTTCTGCTACGAAG ATAAAGTGGTCCTGatccagcaaaacaaaacctgGGAGGAGGCCTTgaatcactgcagagagaaccACAACGACCTGGTCTCCATCATCAACCGTAACGAGCAGATGTGGGTCCGACAGAAAGCCAAGAGGGCCTCGTCTCCTTTTGTGTGGCTGGGCCTGCGCTACACCTGCACTCTGGACTTCTGGTTCTGGGTCAGTGACGAGGAGGTCAGCTATGAGAACTGGGCCTCAGGCGGAGGGACGGATGACTGCGACTTGTCTGGAGCCATGGCCGGAGGAGGGGAGCATAAGTGGTCCAAAAAGGCTGATACGGACAAGTTTAATTTCATCTGTTCCAACTTTTGA
- the LOC121626374 gene encoding protein mono-ADP-ribosyltransferase PARP14-like yields the protein MEAAYQYPVFFECANLDGEQKKRIENYFHIRRKSGGGDCGSVTSTNDRVYRVAFKDRDAQQRVLQKSEHVVELAGGPLVLTVRGSPEPTSESVISKVDLTSSQQRQQAGLTSNLLTSGEEYELHLDSYLVRYLKECLKAEKELEIKLASLACSAQLDPEKGRVLVRGLAQPAAGDEVRNWRAEVDKLFEGYLCHYEVEHHKVKALLQSCSSRQTADEVKVYSEVGLAVVVGESSQVRARLKEVEDSHVKRGPCISEKQITTRRLGEAKLRLLWKEVERSLGRDFPGVKVTQGGAGHLVLEGSVEAICKTGDWISDKENLVLERKVSDLSLHFLAFLRKAYGCPTLLGAFLGVGDKVEMELRDTELRLFGLSAVDLDDTEKKLQEKFKEVKIDVPDCSAVPSELREMLKSKTNKLNQGQHRAEAWFRSDGTVCLLGHMKEVEELSEAVTQLILDQSTIEGKVILPFPELAQLLPELLQLQKFHYSGVKFHPLPSSSRPIVVLEGPSNKVTEVRNRLGPFLDSLVQDRVTIDLPGAVRYFASPPGRENILSVARSQKCLVQLQEQPHTTRQNLARLSEGGMTVASYSLRDGLQVLVCQGDITRQDADALVNAANEDLDHSGGVAAALSKAGGPQVQKESSTLVKQAGRIPVGDVVVTTGGNLNCKKLLHAVGPVRGKLDGKEKVLVEKATKSALDLAEMMEFKSIAIPCISSGLFGVPVTVCTEAIVSAVKKFGAQGGRSLSRIILIDNRKEVVMAMQEACNRLLQGITVGSTTGDLGFQMGVAIQDTARGATAGAPGDGVHVEIIKGAIETQQADGLVSPMAGHNPLSTRVGNALSNVVGPQLSARFHQEAGGATLPGDTVLVDGLPALQCKGVFFLNLIPWDNNQHGTAVQVLRQGIRKMLVSCKIRGYSSVALPVLGTGSVLCFPHSVVSKVVLEEVRVFEQNQSNPTSFLVRIVIHPNDKESSKAFQSAQETLHLRGFTNDANPDQASFYRHISVTDDEVTAMLGGVKLQMVCGDITRESTDAIINTTDFSSNQSGVSKAILTAAGATVQADFAQVGNPADYMCTTGPGKLACREIVHASFNSDPQVIRKKCKKILKQCESKGYQSAAFPAINTGVGAMDFAKACNAMLDGMTSAITDLKPKSLSLIRIVILQQAVFQAFRSELENRFGQTATRHLNMREKAEQRLKKWQDKFLRPFTTSAPEGKAIISAKPPPAVISVISCSPDTSMTIKRDLEGILQKQLVQREVDEHSFSRLDAMELEAVQAKVKVLEIGVEYRRRQSSEGVNGNRAGSTARDQLEPAGNAYVLQGLKEDVLSVVELVTRAIQKALREDLQEKEEAMLALRVQWSIQQVNGLWHDLSLGDNYRLEEAHMRKQVSADVTAPDGTKVKVNLKAEEATNWQTGIKYKVKRSEAETTLELPKEWDPMHEDVFKKVEVQSNSPEYRDVAQGFLKTAKYNIVKIERVQNLYLWRAFAVCRQRILAKNGSAGVGEKHLYHGTTAEACNCIERDRFDRNFAGTHAAVYGKGVYFAVSADYSARGYSQADASGLRRMYVARVLTGRYTVGSSSMKAPPPRGSDPTDCFDSVVDNQQTPSMFVIFHDDQAYPEYLITFK from the exons ATGGAGGCTGCCTATCAGTATCCCGTTTTCTTCGAGTGTGCCAATTTGGACggagagcaaaagaaaaggaTAGAAAACTACTTCCACATTCGCCGCAAGTCAGGAGGAGGCGACTGCGGCTCGGTCACCAGCACCAACGACCGTGTTTACCGCGTTGCGTTTAAGGACCGAGATG CCCAGCAAAGGGTCCTGCAGAAATCTGAACATGTGGTGGAGCTGGCAGGTGGTCCTCTGGTGCTGACTGTGCGAGGCAGCCCAGAGCCTACAAGCGAGTCAGTCATCTCAAAAGTGGACTTAACTTCATCACAG caaagacagcagGCGGGTCTTACTTCAAACCTGCTAACAAGTGGTGAAGAGTATGAACTACATCTCGATTCCTACCTCGTTCGTTACTTAAAGGAATGCTTAAAGGCTGAGAAAGAACTAGAGATAAAACTCGCCTCTTTGGCCTGCTCTGCCCAGCTTGACCCAGAGAAGGGGAGGGTTTTAGTCCGGGGTTTAgctcaacctgctgctggagatgaAGTTCGAAATTGGAGAGCCGAGGTGGACAAACTCTTTGAGGGCTACCTGTGCCACTATGAAGTGGAACATCACAAAGTTAAAGCTTTGCTTCAGTCCTGCAGCTCTCGTCAGACCGCAGACGAGGTGAAGGTGTACAGCGAGGTTGGGTTGGCTGTCGTGGTTGGGGAAAGTTCTCAGGTGAGAGCCAGGTTGAAGGAAGTGGAGGACTCACATGTTAAACGTGGGCCGTGCATAAGTGAGAAGCAAATCACTACTCGTCGACTGGGGGAAGCCAAGCTGCGTCTCCTCTGGAAAGAGGTAGAGCGCAGTTTGGGACGAGATTTTCCGGGAGTGAAGGTGACGCAGGGAGGTGCAGGTCATTTAGTCTTGGAAGGTTCTGTGGAGGCGATCTGTAAGACTGGAGACTGGATCTCTGATAAAGAGAATTTAGTGTTAGAAAGGAAAGTTTCTGACCTGAGCCTACATTTTTTGGCCTTCCTAAGGAAGGCTTATGGATGTCCAACACTACTTGGTGCCTTTCTAGGGGTCGGTGACAAGGTGGAAATGGAGTTACGAGACACAGAGCTACGTTTGTTCGGCCTCTCTGCTGTTGACCTagatgacacagaaaaaaaactgcaagaaaaatTCAAGGAAGTCAAGATCGATGTTCCTGACTGCTCTGCTGTGCCTTCTGAGCTTCGTGAAATGCTCAAGTCCAAGACAAATAAGCTAAACCAAGGGCAACATAGGGCTGAGGCCTGGTTTCGCTCAGACGGCACAGTGTGCTTACTGGGCCACATGAAAGAGGTCGAAGAGCTGAGTGAAGCTGTCACACAGTTAATTTTGGACCAGTCAACCATAGAAGGCAAAGTCATTCTGCCTTTCCCAGAGTTAGCACAGCTCTTACCAGaattgctgcagctgcagaaattTCACTATTCAGGAGTTAAATTCCATCCTTTACCATCTTCCTCTAGGCCCATTGTGGTGTTGGAAGGTCCATCCAACAAAGTGACTGAGGTCAGGAACAGACTGGGTCCATTCCTGGACTCCCTTGTTCAGGACAGAGTCACCATTGACCTGCCAGGGGCTGTAAGATATTTCGCAAGTCCCCCTGGAAGAGAGAACATTTTAAGTGTTGCTCGTTCTCAGAAGTGTCTCGTACAGCTCCAAGAACAACCCCACACTACCAGACAGAATTTGGCAAGGCTGAGTGAAGGCGGCATGACTGTTGCCAGCTACAGCCTTCGTGATGGGCTGCAGGTTCTGGTGTGTCAGGGTGACATCACCAGGCAGGATGCCGATGCCCTGGTGAATGCTGCCAATGAAGATCTGGACCACAGTGGAGGTGTTGCTGCCGCCCTGAGTAAAGCGGGTGGCCCTCAGGTGCAGAAGGAGAGCAGCACTCTGGTAAAGCAGGCTGGACGAATTCCTGTAGGTGATGTGGTAGTAACCACAGGGGGGAATTTAAACTGCAAGAAACTGCTGCATGCTGTTGGGCCTGTACGTGGAAAGTTAGATGGCAAAGAAAAGGTGTTAGTAGAAAAAGCTACCAAGTCTGCTCTGGATTTAGCAGAAATGATGGAGTTCAAGTCCATAGCCATTCCCTGTATCAGCTCAGGTTTGTTCGGTGttcctgtcactgtgtgcaCTGAGGCTATTGTATCTGCTGTTAAGAAGTTTGGCGCTCAGGGAGGGCGAAGTTTGAGCAGAATCATCCTGATTGATAACAGAAAAGAGGTGGTGATGGCCATGCAGGAAGCATGTAATCGACTTCTCCAAGGGATTACTGTAGGAAGCACTACAGGTGATTTAGGGTTCCAAATGGGTGTTGCTATCCAAGACACTGCAAGAGGAGCCACTGCTGGAGCTCCTGGAGATGGCGTCCATGTAGAGATCATTAAAGGAGCCATAGAGACCCAGCAG GCGGATGGCCTGGTATCTCCTATGGCTGGCCATAATCCTCTTTCTACCCGTGTTGGAAACGCTTTGTCCAACGTGGTTGGACCTCAACTGAGTGCCAGATTTCATCAGGAAGCAGGAGGTGCAACACTGCCCGGTGACACAGTCCTGGTGGACGGCTTGCCTGCACTTCAATGTAAAGGCGTGTTCTTCCTCAACCTCATTCCCTGGGACAATAACCAGCATGGAACTGCAGTCCAG GTTCTGAGACAGGGCATCAGAAAGATGCTGGTTTCCTGTAAGATCAGAGGCTATAGTTCAGTTGCTCTCCCTGTGCTTGGGACCgggtctgtgttgtgttttcctcaCAGCGTGGTTTCCAAGGTTGTGCTGGAGGAGGTCCGTGTATTTGAACAGAACCAATCCAACCCAACATCTTTCCTGGTCCGTATTGTCATCCACCCCAATGACAAAGAATCTAGCAAG GCCTTCCAGTCTGCCCAGGAAACTTTGCATCTCAGAGGATTCACAAACGATGCAAACCCAGACCAAG CTTCCTTTTACCGCCACATTTCGGTGACTGATGATGAGGTCACGGCCATGCTGGGTGGAGTCAAGCTTCAGATGGTCTGTGGTGACATCACTCGTGAGAGCACTGATGCCATTATCAACACAACTGACTTCTCCAGCAACCAGTCTG GCGTGTCCAAAGCCATTCTGACTGCAGCAGGGGCCACTGTCCAAGCAGATTTTGCACAAG tggGAAATCCAGCAGACTACATGTGCACCACAGGACCCGGGAAGCTTGCCTGTAGGGAAATCGTTCATGCTAGCTTTAACTCTGACCCTCAGGTGATCCGGAAAAAGTGCAAAAAGATACTGAAGCAGTGTGAGAGCAAAGGCTACCAGTCAGCAGCCTTCCCAGCCATCAATACTG GTGTGGGTGCTATGGACTTTGCCAAAGCTTGCAATGCCATGCTGGATGGCATGACCTCGGCTATTACCGACTTGAAACCCAAGTCCCTCTCGCTCATCCGCATTGTCATCCTGCAACAAGCGGTCTTCCAGGCTTTCAG ATCAGAGCTGGAGAACCGCTTTGGACAAACAGCCACTCGTCACCTCAACATGAGAG AAAAAGCTGAACAAAGGCTCAAGAAGTGGCAAGACAAGTTTTTAAGGCCTTTCACAACTTCAGCACCGGAAGGCAAAGCCATCATCTCCGCAAAGCCACCGCCAGCTGTGATAAGCGTGATTAGCTGTAGTCCAGACACCAGCATGACCATCAAGAGAGATTTGGAGGGGATCCTGCAGAAGCAGCTGGTACAGAGAGAGGTAGATGAGCATAGTTTTTCCAGGCTTGATGCCATGGAGCTGGAGGCAGTGCAGGCAAAAGTCAAAGTCTTAGAAATTGGCGTGGAGTACAGGAGGCGACAAAGTTCTGAAGGCGTGAACGGCAACAGAGCGGGAAGCACCGCTAGAGATCAGTTGGAGCCGGCAGGAAATGCGTACGTGCTACAAGGCCTAAAAGAGGACGTTTTGAGCGTTGTTGAGCTTGTGACCAGAGCGATCCAAAAAGCACTTCGCGAAGAcctccaagaaaaagaagaagcaatGTTGGCTCTTCGCGTCCAGTGGTCGATTCAGCAAGTAAATGGACTCTGGCATGATCTGAGCCTGGGTGACAACTACCGGCTGGAGGAGGCTCACATGAGGAAACAAGTGTCCGCAGATGTTACGGCACCAGACGGCACGAAGGTGAAAGTAAACCTTAAGGCGGAAGAAGCCACGAATTGGCAGACGGGCATCAAGTACAAAGTGAAAAGGAGCGAGGCAGAAACAA CCTTAGAGTTGCCAAAAGAGTGGGACCCTATGCACGAAGACGTCTTTAAAAAGGTCGAGGTGCAGTCAAACTCACCGGAGTACCGTGACGTAGCCCAGGGTTTCCTTAAAACAGCTAAATACAACATTGTCAAA ATTGAGCGCGTGCAAAACCTCTACCTGTGGCGCGCCTTTGCCGTGTGTAGGCAGCGTATACTCGCCAAGAACGGCTCAGCAGGCGTCGGGGAGAAGCATCTCTACCATGGCACGACAGCAGAAGCATGCAACTGCATTGAAAGGGACAGATTTGACAGGAACTTCGCGGGAACACATG